The following coding sequences lie in one Numida meleagris isolate 19003 breed g44 Domestic line chromosome Z, NumMel1.0, whole genome shotgun sequence genomic window:
- the LOC110389954 gene encoding programmed cell death 1 ligand 1-like isoform X4: MADFLSLEEFCAMHMMKKLLLPYIFLLCWHSLNALFTVEAPKSLYTAELGSNVTMECIFPVNGKLKFRDLSVIWEKKDEVRKDVYVLLKGKEDSGSQHSDFQGRIKLLKENLDFGQSVLQITNVKLRDAGLYHCLIEYGGADYKTINLKVQAPYRTITREVVSTGDKEWKLTCHSEGYPKAEVMWQNGECQDLTDKANTSYETGSDQLYRVTSTLTIKNRTRENFRCIFWNKEIQENTSANLYILDSADDMLWTESRRFVWPILIVTVLAGSVSVTVCIRKELSKDKDAHDCRGPPFEDEELKYIQIEKT; the protein is encoded by the exons ATGGCAGACTTTCTCAGTCTTGAGGAATTTT GTGCTATGCACATGATGAAAAAGCTTTTGCTTCCGTACATATTTCTACTCTGCTGGCACTCCCTAAATG ctttattcACAGTCGAAGCTCCCAAATCACTCTATACTGCGGAACTTGGCAGCAATGTGACCATGGAATGCATATTTCCAGTGAATGGGAAACTAAAGTTCAGGGATTTAAGTgtcatctgggaaaaaaaagatgaagttaGAAAGGATGTTTATGTACTTCTCAAAGGGAAGGAAGACTCTGGAAGTCAGCACAGTGATTTTCAGGGAAGGATAAAGCTGTTGAAAGAGAATCTGGATTTTGGGCAGTCTGTCCTTCAGATCACCAATGTGAAGCTCAGAGATGCGGGGCTTTACCATTGCCTTATTGAGTACGGGGGAGCTGACTACAAGACCATCAATCTGAAAGTTCAGG CTCCTTACAGAACTATAACCCGAGAAGTGGTGAGCACAGGAGACAAAGAGTGGAAGTTAACTTGTCATTCAGAAGGATACCCAAAAGCTGAGGTGATGTGGCAAAATGGAGAATGTCAGGATTTGACCGATAAGGCAAATACAAGTTATGAAACTGGAAGTGATCAGCTGTATCGTGTGACAAGTACACTCACAATCAAAAATAGAACTCGTGAAAATTTTCGTTGCATCTTCTGGAATAAAGAGATTCaagaaaatacatctgcaaATTTGTACATACTAG ATTCAGCTGATGATATGCTGTGGACTGAGAGCAGGCGCTTTGTTTGGCCAATTCTCATTGTGACTGTCCTCGCTGGATCAGTGTCAGTTACTGTCTGCATAAGGAAAG